Proteins encoded together in one Nocardioides marinisabuli window:
- a CDS encoding A/G-specific adenine glycosylase produces MATSELHTPVLDWYDEHQRDLPWRRPEASPWSVLVSELMLQQTPVKRVLPVHEAWLERWPTPADLAAEPTGEAVRAWGRLGYPRRALRLHAAATAIVADHDGEVPADYDDLIALPGVGDYTAAAVASFAFGRRHVVLDTNVRRVLARAVGGVEWPARSVTRAERDAAALLLPADDATAATWAVAVMELGALVCTATGPRCAACPVADRCAWRLAGHPAYDGPPRRAQAWEGTDRQCRGRLMVVLRESHAPVHRSALDAVWPDEEQRTRCLAGLVADGLVAQVAADVYALP; encoded by the coding sequence ATGGCCACCAGCGAGCTGCACACCCCGGTCCTGGACTGGTACGACGAGCACCAGCGCGACCTGCCCTGGCGTCGGCCGGAGGCCTCGCCCTGGTCGGTCCTGGTCTCCGAGCTGATGCTGCAGCAGACCCCCGTCAAGCGGGTGCTGCCGGTGCACGAGGCGTGGCTCGAGCGCTGGCCCACGCCGGCCGACCTGGCGGCCGAACCGACCGGGGAGGCGGTGCGGGCCTGGGGCCGCCTCGGCTACCCCCGCCGCGCCCTGCGCCTGCACGCCGCCGCGACCGCGATCGTCGCCGACCACGACGGCGAGGTGCCGGCCGACTACGACGACCTCATCGCGCTGCCCGGGGTGGGCGACTACACCGCCGCCGCCGTGGCCAGCTTCGCCTTCGGGCGCCGCCACGTCGTGCTCGACACCAACGTGCGCCGGGTGCTGGCCCGCGCCGTCGGCGGCGTCGAGTGGCCCGCGCGGTCGGTGACCCGTGCCGAGCGCGACGCGGCCGCTCTGCTGCTGCCCGCCGACGACGCCACGGCCGCGACCTGGGCGGTCGCGGTGATGGAGCTCGGCGCGCTCGTCTGCACCGCCACCGGCCCGCGCTGCGCGGCCTGCCCCGTCGCCGACCGGTGCGCCTGGCGCCTGGCCGGCCACCCGGCGTACGACGGTCCGCCGCGGCGCGCGCAGGCCTGGGAGGGCACCGACCGCCAGTGCCGGGGGCGGCTGATGGTCGTGCTGCGCGAGAGCCACGCCCCGGTGCACCGCTCGGCGCTCGACGCCGTGTGGCCCGACGAGGAGCAGCGCACCCGCTGCCTGGCCGGGCTGGTCGCCGACGGTCTCGTCGCGCAGGTCGCAGCCGACGTGTACGCACTGCCCTGA
- a CDS encoding HAD family hydrolase — MTSNDAGSDSRIDTVLLDLDGTLVDSVYQHTTAWRAAFRDVGVDVASHRIHRSIGMGGDRLVAAVAGESVENAVGDEVRARHKERLDERFHEIVATDGAAELLEELRTRGFTLVLASSADKELSERLLDLVEGGASLLHDRVAGGDADESKPAPDLVEVALGSVDPQRAVMLGDTVWDVESAGRAGVACLGMHTGGISTAELLEAGAASVHDTPRDLLEHLDETLLGRSQG; from the coding sequence ATGACCTCGAATGACGCCGGCAGCGACTCCCGCATCGACACCGTCCTGCTCGACCTCGACGGCACCCTGGTCGACTCGGTCTACCAGCACACCACCGCCTGGCGCGCCGCGTTCCGCGACGTCGGCGTCGACGTCGCCTCGCACCGCATCCACCGCTCCATCGGCATGGGCGGGGACCGCCTGGTCGCGGCCGTGGCCGGGGAGAGCGTCGAGAACGCCGTCGGCGACGAGGTGCGCGCGCGCCACAAGGAGCGCCTCGACGAGCGCTTCCACGAGATCGTGGCCACCGACGGCGCCGCCGAGCTGCTCGAGGAGCTGCGCACCCGCGGCTTCACGCTGGTGCTGGCCAGCTCGGCCGACAAGGAGCTCAGCGAGCGGCTGCTCGACCTCGTGGAGGGCGGCGCGTCCCTGCTGCACGACCGGGTCGCCGGCGGCGACGCCGACGAGTCGAAGCCCGCCCCCGACCTGGTCGAGGTGGCGCTGGGCTCCGTCGACCCGCAGCGCGCGGTGATGCTCGGCGACACCGTGTGGGACGTGGAGTCGGCGGGGCGCGCCGGGGTGGCCTGCCTCGGGATGCACACCGGCGGCATCAGCACCGCCGAGCTCCTCGAGGCCGGGGCCGCGAGCGTCCACGACACCCCGCGCGACCTGCTCGAGCACCTCGACGAGACGCTGCTGGGGCGCTCGCAGGGCTAG
- a CDS encoding DUF7218 family protein codes for MPTNSNGNDEPGPSVKDDELYEKLRDEGNSKEKSARIANAAASSSRSEVGSRGGSSPAYEDWTVEELRERASELEVEGRSSMTKDELIDALREH; via the coding sequence ATGCCCACCAACAGCAACGGCAACGACGAGCCCGGCCCGAGCGTCAAGGACGACGAGCTCTACGAGAAGCTGCGCGACGAGGGGAACAGCAAGGAGAAGTCGGCGCGGATCGCCAACGCCGCCGCCTCCTCCTCGCGCTCCGAGGTCGGCAGCCGCGGCGGGTCGTCGCCGGCGTACGAGGACTGGACCGTCGAGGAGCTGCGCGAGCGCGCCTCCGAGCTGGAGGTCGAGGGCCGGTCGTCGATGACCAAGGACGAGCTGATCGACGCCCTGCGAGAGCACTGA
- a CDS encoding TIGR03557 family F420-dependent LLM class oxidoreductase → MRFGYTLMTEQSGPRDLVRYAAAAERVGFDFEVSSDHFSPWLTEQGHAPYAWSVLGAVSQVTERVELMTYITCPTMRYHPAVVAQKAATMALLSEGRFTLGLGSGENLNEHTVGHGWPAVDTRQEMLVEAVEIIRALHAGDLVTYRGEHFDVDSSRVWDLPDEPVRLALAVAGDKGVERFAPLADDLIAVEPDPDLVSSWNGVEGAPRIGAGARAIGQIPICWDPDEAAARERAHAQFRWFAGGWKVNADLPTTAGFAGATQFVRPEDVAENIPCGPDLDKIVDSVSAFADAGFTDVALVQVGDEGQQRFLDEAAGPLLEKLRARLG, encoded by the coding sequence ATGCGATTCGGGTACACCTTGATGACCGAGCAGAGCGGCCCCCGCGACCTCGTGCGGTACGCCGCCGCGGCGGAGCGGGTCGGCTTCGACTTCGAGGTCTCCAGCGACCACTTCAGCCCCTGGCTCACCGAGCAGGGCCACGCGCCGTACGCCTGGTCGGTGCTGGGCGCGGTCAGCCAGGTGACCGAGCGGGTCGAGCTGATGACCTACATCACCTGCCCGACGATGAGGTACCACCCGGCCGTGGTGGCCCAGAAGGCGGCGACCATGGCGCTGCTGAGCGAGGGCCGCTTCACCCTGGGCCTGGGCAGCGGCGAGAACCTCAACGAGCACACCGTGGGGCACGGCTGGCCGGCGGTCGACACCCGCCAGGAGATGCTGGTCGAGGCCGTCGAGATCATCCGGGCCCTGCACGCCGGCGACCTGGTGACCTACCGCGGCGAGCACTTCGACGTCGACTCCTCGCGGGTCTGGGACCTGCCCGACGAGCCGGTGCGCCTCGCGCTGGCGGTGGCCGGCGACAAGGGTGTCGAGCGCTTCGCGCCGCTGGCCGACGACCTGATCGCCGTCGAGCCCGACCCCGACCTGGTCTCCTCGTGGAACGGCGTCGAGGGCGCCCCGCGCATCGGCGCCGGCGCCCGGGCCATCGGGCAGATCCCGATCTGCTGGGACCCCGACGAGGCGGCCGCCCGTGAGCGGGCGCACGCGCAGTTCCGCTGGTTCGCCGGCGGCTGGAAGGTCAACGCCGACCTGCCCACCACGGCCGGCTTCGCCGGCGCCACCCAGTTCGTGCGCCCCGAAGACGTCGCCGAGAACATCCCCTGCGGCCCCGACCTCGACAAGATCGTCGACTCGGTCTCGGCCTTCGCCGACGCCGGCTTCACCGACGTGGCGCTCGTCCAGGTCGGCGACGAGGGCCAGCAGCGCTTCCTCGACGAGGCCGCCGGGCCGCTGCTGGAGAAGCTCCGGGCCCGGCTCGGCTAG
- a CDS encoding response regulator transcription factor, with amino-acid sequence MTNSEIGGQLYLSINSVKTYIRAAYRKIEVTRRAQAVAWGMEHGLAPLSERQPVGV; translated from the coding sequence CTGACGAACTCCGAGATCGGCGGGCAGCTCTACCTGAGCATCAACTCGGTCAAGACCTACATCCGCGCGGCCTACCGCAAGATAGAGGTGACCCGTCGCGCGCAGGCCGTGGCCTGGGGCATGGAGCACGGTCTGGCCCCGTTGAGCGAGCGCCAGCCGGTCGGCGTCTGA